One genomic window of Candidatus Methylomirabilota bacterium includes the following:
- a CDS encoding MFS transporter: MTLRWAMLGVIFLTRLSMGIQFQAIASVAPLLVGDLRISYGQVGWLMGLFMLPGAVISYPGGMLGRRFGERRLVLLGLALMTLGGLATASSHGFSLAAVGRVVSGTGGVLLNVMLTKMVADWFAGRELATAMSVMLTSWPMGIGVALATLGSLAAATSWRVAGHVTVLFIVLAFVLMLTVYRDPPGRETAAPVGAALRPRELRLAILAGLVWGVFNASYIVFLSFTPGFLVSRGLAVGTAGAVTSLAIWVTLASVPLGGLLADRMRHPDRLTVVGSLLAMGAIVALPYTGMPALTCFLVGVLAGAPPGAVMTLLPKALPPAALATGLGVYYTVFYAAMTVAPGLAGMLRDYTGSASAPITFAGISIAAPILALAAFRRLERG, from the coding sequence GTGACCCTTCGCTGGGCAATGCTCGGCGTCATCTTTCTCACCCGTCTTTCCATGGGTATCCAGTTTCAGGCCATCGCCTCCGTCGCGCCACTCCTCGTCGGCGACCTCCGCATCAGCTACGGGCAGGTCGGCTGGCTCATGGGGCTGTTCATGCTTCCGGGCGCGGTCATTTCCTATCCCGGCGGCATGCTGGGCCGGCGCTTCGGCGAACGGCGTCTGGTGTTGCTGGGCCTGGCGCTGATGACCCTGGGCGGCCTCGCCACGGCGTCGAGCCATGGGTTCTCCCTCGCGGCCGTGGGCCGCGTCGTCAGCGGCACGGGCGGCGTGCTCCTGAACGTGATGCTCACGAAAATGGTCGCGGACTGGTTCGCCGGCCGCGAGCTCGCCACCGCGATGAGCGTGATGCTGACGTCGTGGCCGATGGGTATCGGCGTCGCGCTCGCGACGCTGGGCTCGCTGGCTGCCGCCACGTCGTGGCGCGTCGCGGGTCACGTGACCGTGCTCTTCATCGTCCTGGCCTTCGTGCTGATGCTCACGGTCTACCGCGATCCCCCGGGGCGCGAGACCGCGGCGCCCGTGGGCGCTGCGCTCCGCCCGCGCGAGCTCCGGCTCGCCATCCTCGCGGGGCTCGTCTGGGGGGTCTTCAACGCGAGCTACATCGTGTTCCTGAGCTTCACGCCGGGCTTCCTCGTGTCGAGGGGCCTCGCGGTGGGCACGGCGGGCGCGGTAACCAGCCTCGCCATCTGGGTCACACTGGCATCGGTGCCGCTGGGGGGCTTGCTCGCCGATCGCATGCGGCACCCCGACCGGCTCACCGTGGTCGGCTCGCTGCTGGCCATGGGCGCCATCGTGGCGCTGCCCTACACGGGAATGCCCGCCCTCACGTGCTTCCTGGTCGGCGTGCTGGCGGGCGCCCCACCAGGCGCGGTGATGACACTCCTGCCGAAGGCGCTGCCGCCCGCCGCGCTCGCGACCGGGCTCGGCGTCTACTACACGGTGTTCTACGCGGCGATGACGGTGGCGCCCGGGCTGGCGGGCATGCTGCGCGACTACACGGGCAGCGCATCGGCGCCGATCACGTTCGCGGGAATCTCGATCGCCGCGCCTATCCTGGCCCTCGCCGCCTTCCGGCGGCTCGAGCGCGGCTAG
- a CDS encoding C45 family peptidase, which translates to MATPDILPFASVRGSWGAMGEQVGQIFAPLIGDHLDAWIAHVTHETGTPRHAVVAAARPYAEPIQAHAPFLWEELEGMARGSGIPLDELLVLQARAEVLRAKRPPKAPPVEPPAECTTFALSGHRAEGGHVLFGQNVDLTPFLEAYGVIVRQHPREAPATLMYTTAGLLGHNGLNEAGVGVCANFVDDPTGWGEGLPRYLLSRLALREESAEAALAAAMRPPRAASRNLLVADARGELLDAELLRKEAGIIRGRDGLLVHANHLEAPELQGYETPSENSLRRRERLESLLTAGADPLDVADVRQVYRDHANAPHSLCAHPFPGRNVQTVVSVIGDLGRLELHAAKGAPCRAVYATYTVATCQTGALSVTVRDEYQPADV; encoded by the coding sequence ATGGCCACCCCTGACATCCTCCCGTTCGCCAGCGTACGAGGCTCCTGGGGCGCGATGGGCGAGCAAGTCGGCCAGATCTTCGCCCCGCTCATCGGCGACCATCTCGACGCCTGGATCGCCCACGTCACGCACGAGACCGGCACGCCGCGCCACGCGGTGGTGGCCGCAGCCCGGCCCTACGCCGAGCCCATCCAGGCCCACGCGCCCTTCCTATGGGAAGAACTCGAGGGCATGGCTCGGGGATCCGGGATCCCACTGGACGAGCTGCTCGTGCTGCAGGCGCGCGCCGAGGTGCTGCGCGCCAAGCGGCCGCCCAAGGCACCGCCCGTCGAGCCTCCGGCCGAGTGCACCACCTTCGCGCTGAGTGGCCATCGCGCCGAGGGCGGCCATGTCCTCTTCGGCCAGAACGTGGACCTGACCCCGTTCCTCGAGGCGTACGGCGTGATCGTCCGGCAGCACCCGAGAGAGGCGCCCGCCACGCTCATGTACACGACGGCAGGCCTCCTCGGGCACAACGGCCTGAACGAGGCCGGCGTGGGCGTCTGCGCCAACTTCGTGGACGACCCGACCGGCTGGGGCGAGGGGCTCCCGCGCTATCTCCTCTCGCGTCTGGCCCTCCGCGAGGAGAGCGCGGAGGCCGCCCTCGCCGCCGCGATGCGGCCGCCCCGCGCGGCCTCGCGCAATCTGCTCGTGGCCGACGCCCGCGGCGAGCTGCTGGATGCCGAGCTGTTGCGCAAGGAGGCGGGGATCATCCGCGGGCGGGACGGGCTGCTCGTGCACGCCAATCACCTGGAGGCGCCCGAGCTTCAGGGTTATGAGACGCCCAGCGAGAACTCCCTCCGCCGCCGTGAGCGCCTGGAGTCCCTTCTCACGGCGGGCGCCGACCCTCTCGATGTCGCCGACGTGCGGCAGGTCTATCGCGATCACGCGAACGCGCCGCACAGCCTCTGCGCGCACCCCTTCCCCGGACGCAACGTGCAAACCGTGGTCTCGGTGATCGGCGATCTCGGCCGCCTCGAGCTTCACGCGGCCAAGGGCGCCCCCTGCCGGGCCGTCTATGCCACCTACACCGTCGCCACGTGCCAGACCGGCGCGCTCTCGGTGACGGTGCGCGACGAGTACCAGCCCGCCGACGTCTGA
- a CDS encoding TIGR03617 family F420-dependent LLM class oxidoreductase — protein MRVLSALPQHDLTEVPAAARAAEEAGYDGLLTMENQNEPFLALAVAAVSTRRVTLGTAVAIAFPRSPMVVANASWDLQIASRGRFVLGLGPQIRAHNERRFSVPWSPPVPRLREYVQALRAIWRAWEQGGPLRFEGQHYRFTLMTPNFTPRSMGQPMVPVTIAAVGPHALRLAGEVADGVRLHGFCTRTYLDEAVLPRLQEGMSASGRKREHFEISGGGFIATGPDAAAVAKAFEWVRYRVAFYASTPAYWPVLAPHGLEDLGAKLNTMTKAGQWDRIAAEVPDDVVHLFAAVGTHAELTAAIARRFGGVADGVYARAAEGDAAFLPPDLLQDIRRIPSPFQGHRTSWSA, from the coding sequence ATGCGCGTGCTCAGCGCGCTGCCTCAGCACGACCTCACCGAGGTGCCGGCGGCGGCGCGCGCCGCCGAGGAAGCCGGCTACGACGGCCTCCTCACCATGGAGAACCAGAACGAGCCCTTCCTGGCGCTCGCGGTGGCCGCGGTGAGCACGCGCCGGGTGACGCTCGGCACCGCGGTGGCGATCGCGTTCCCGCGGAGCCCGATGGTGGTGGCGAACGCGTCGTGGGATCTCCAGATCGCCTCGCGCGGCCGCTTCGTGCTCGGTCTGGGTCCACAGATCCGCGCCCACAACGAGCGGCGCTTCTCCGTGCCGTGGAGCCCGCCGGTGCCGCGGCTGCGCGAATACGTGCAGGCCCTCCGCGCGATCTGGCGGGCCTGGGAGCAGGGTGGACCGCTCCGCTTCGAAGGCCAACACTACCGCTTCACGCTGATGACGCCCAACTTCACCCCGCGTTCGATGGGCCAGCCCATGGTGCCGGTCACCATCGCCGCGGTCGGGCCGCACGCGCTGCGGCTGGCCGGGGAGGTGGCGGACGGCGTGCGTCTCCACGGCTTCTGCACGCGCACGTATCTCGACGAGGCGGTGCTCCCGCGGCTCCAGGAGGGCATGAGCGCGAGCGGGCGCAAGCGCGAGCACTTCGAGATCTCGGGCGGCGGCTTCATCGCCACGGGTCCGGACGCCGCCGCGGTGGCCAAGGCCTTCGAGTGGGTGCGCTATCGCGTGGCGTTCTACGCCTCGACGCCGGCCTACTGGCCGGTGCTGGCGCCCCACGGTCTCGAGGACCTGGGCGCCAAGCTCAACACCATGACCAAGGCCGGTCAGTGGGACCGCATCGCCGCCGAGGTTCCGGACGACGTCGTGCACCTCTTCGCCGCCGTCGGGACGCACGCCGAGCTCACCGCGGCGATCGCCCGGCGCTTTGGCGGGGTCGCCGACGGCGTCTATGCCCGCGCCGCAGAAGGGGACGCCGCCTTCCTGCCCCCTGACCTCCTCCAGGACATTCGCCGCATTCCCAGTCCCTTCCAGGGGCATCGGACGAGCTGGAGCGCCTGA
- a CDS encoding DUF6600 domain-containing protein has translation MATKRVLAALLVVVMVIPGLAPGLATAQAPPPPPPPPPPAAAPDATTPPPPPAPGAQAQTTETATTPADVTPIRISYLDGEVSFWRPGATDWAPAAMNTPLAPGDVLYTGNGGTVELQLDSRAFMRAAPGTHVSLDNQEPDFVQFRVTAGHGALDVRDLPPGHTVELATPGGAFTVEKAGYYPLDVNGDTTTFRAYRSGSATVTPAGGAATPVANNQEVRLVGTETAQVETGGAPQLTTWDRWNYQRTDYMIQPASTQHVGNGVYGAEELDRNGSWRTVETYGSVWVPSGVPSGWVPYSTGRWIWDPRFGWTWLDTAPWGWAPYHYGRWVFVNNFWAWAPGPIVVRPVWAPALVVFLGGVTLSFGRPVCWAPLAWGEPIVPWWGRPGFVGVATWRGWGGPRVVNNVVVNRNTTVNVTNINVYRNVTVNNAVVGVRSDQFGRGAARVERVNATQARELQPVRGAVDVRPVAASVAPANGSAPRPPAAMETRPVVATRAPRDVTPTLRAEGLTSARPSAEAAAPPRIVPAPRQSARREPGEPGGGAPNATQAPRATTPNQPGGAPAHPRATTPNQPGGAPAHPRATTPPQPGSVTQPGTPAQPRVTTPESGPRQENGQRGESPRRERQQGRDVERSTPPPPPSTPGGAPPHGQAPRVTTPPASPSPGQAPRVAPPPVPPAPPAVNAPGQAPRERDQGRPEPRQSAPPRQPVPMPQAPPSIQQQPGGAPQPGQQQQRQDQRSERQQRQEPPRARIQPPQQEAPRARIEAPRQERVPERVQPASRRDAPGERGAPDRGADRGGPGRGRPDRDRQS, from the coding sequence ATGGCAACGAAACGCGTTCTGGCGGCACTGTTGGTGGTGGTCATGGTCATTCCAGGGCTTGCCCCTGGGCTGGCCACTGCCCAGGCCCCTCCGCCTCCCCCGCCGCCTCCGCCTCCGGCGGCGGCCCCCGACGCGACCACTCCGCCACCCCCGCCCGCCCCGGGCGCCCAGGCGCAGACGACCGAGACCGCGACCACGCCGGCGGACGTGACGCCGATCCGCATCAGCTATCTCGACGGGGAGGTGTCGTTCTGGCGTCCCGGCGCGACCGACTGGGCGCCCGCGGCCATGAATACGCCGCTCGCCCCCGGTGACGTCCTCTATACGGGCAACGGCGGCACCGTCGAGCTGCAGCTCGACTCGCGCGCGTTCATGCGCGCCGCCCCCGGCACCCATGTGAGCCTCGATAACCAGGAGCCGGACTTCGTGCAGTTCCGCGTGACCGCGGGACACGGTGCGCTCGACGTCCGCGATCTGCCCCCCGGCCATACCGTGGAGCTGGCCACGCCGGGCGGCGCCTTCACGGTCGAGAAGGCCGGCTACTATCCGCTCGACGTCAACGGCGACACCACCACCTTCCGCGCGTATCGCAGCGGCTCCGCCACCGTGACGCCCGCCGGCGGCGCGGCCACGCCGGTGGCCAACAACCAGGAAGTGCGGCTGGTGGGCACCGAGACCGCGCAGGTGGAGACGGGCGGCGCGCCCCAGCTCACCACGTGGGATCGCTGGAACTACCAGCGCACCGACTACATGATTCAGCCCGCAAGCACGCAGCACGTCGGCAACGGCGTCTACGGCGCCGAGGAGCTGGATCGCAACGGCTCGTGGCGCACCGTCGAGACCTATGGCTCGGTGTGGGTGCCGAGCGGAGTGCCGTCGGGTTGGGTGCCGTACAGCACCGGCCGCTGGATCTGGGACCCGCGCTTCGGCTGGACCTGGCTCGACACCGCGCCGTGGGGCTGGGCGCCGTACCACTACGGGCGTTGGGTCTTCGTCAACAACTTCTGGGCGTGGGCGCCGGGGCCGATCGTCGTGCGGCCGGTGTGGGCGCCGGCGCTCGTCGTCTTCCTCGGCGGCGTGACGCTGTCCTTCGGGCGGCCCGTGTGCTGGGCGCCGCTGGCCTGGGGCGAGCCGATCGTCCCGTGGTGGGGACGGCCGGGCTTCGTGGGCGTCGCCACCTGGCGCGGCTGGGGCGGTCCCCGCGTGGTCAATAACGTCGTGGTGAATCGCAACACCACCGTGAACGTGACCAACATCAACGTGTACCGCAACGTGACCGTGAACAACGCGGTGGTGGGCGTGCGGTCCGATCAGTTCGGTCGTGGCGCGGCCCGGGTGGAGCGCGTGAACGCGACCCAGGCGCGCGAGCTCCAGCCCGTACGGGGCGCCGTCGACGTGCGCCCGGTGGCCGCGAGCGTGGCGCCGGCCAACGGCTCCGCGCCGCGCCCGCCGGCCGCGATGGAGACTCGCCCGGTGGTCGCCACGCGCGCGCCGCGCGACGTGACGCCCACCCTACGGGCCGAAGGCCTGACCAGCGCGCGGCCCTCGGCCGAGGCCGCCGCGCCGCCGCGCATCGTGCCAGCGCCACGCCAGTCCGCGCGGCGAGAGCCCGGTGAGCCTGGCGGCGGCGCGCCGAACGCCACGCAGGCGCCGCGTGCCACCACGCCGAATCAACCGGGCGGGGCGCCCGCCCACCCGCGTGCCACCACGCCGAATCAACCGGGCGGGGCGCCCGCCCACCCGCGCGCCACGACGCCGCCGCAACCCGGCAGCGTCACGCAACCCGGGACGCCCGCGCAGCCGCGCGTGACGACCCCGGAGTCGGGTCCGCGCCAGGAGAACGGACAGCGTGGAGAGTCGCCACGACGCGAGCGCCAGCAGGGCCGCGACGTGGAACGGAGCACGCCGCCGCCCCCACCCTCGACTCCTGGTGGTGCGCCGCCGCACGGCCAGGCCCCGCGCGTGACCACGCCGCCGGCCAGCCCGTCCCCTGGCCAGGCCCCGCGCGTGGCGCCGCCGCCGGTGCCGCCGGCACCCCCGGCAGTGAACGCCCCCGGACAGGCGCCGCGTGAGCGGGACCAGGGTCGCCCCGAGCCGCGTCAGTCCGCGCCGCCGCGCCAGCCAGTGCCCATGCCGCAGGCCCCGCCCAGTATCCAGCAGCAGCCGGGCGGGGCGCCTCAACCGGGCCAGCAGCAGCAGCGCCAGGATCAGCGCTCCGAGCGGCAGCAGCGTCAAGAGCCGCCGCGGGCGCGTATCCAGCCGCCACAGCAGGAGGCGCCGCGCGCGCGCATCGAGGCGCCTCGTCAGGAGCGCGTGCCCGAACGCGTGCAGCCGGCTTCGCGCCGCGACGCGCCGGGCGAGCGCGGCGCCCCGGACCGCGGGGCCGATCGTGGCGGTCCCGGTCGGGGCCGCCCGGACCGCGATCGCCAGAGCTAG